From the Xyrauchen texanus isolate HMW12.3.18 chromosome 37, RBS_HiC_50CHRs, whole genome shotgun sequence genome, one window contains:
- the LOC127630942 gene encoding microtubule-associated protein RP/EB family member 1-like — MAVNVYSTSVTSENLSRHDMLTWINESLQMNHAKIEQLCSGAAYCQFMDMLFPSSVPLKKVKFQAKLEHEYIHNFKLLQASFKKLGVSKIIPVDKLVKGKFQDNFEFVQWFKKFFDANYDGKEYDPVGARQGQDAADKQSPANKPRKVTSAPQRSATVPKSVPKTAPTAMRSAGGGDEDKGALTLMVNDLKATIADMEKERDFYFGKLRNIELICQEKEGEGDPTHQRIMDILYATDEGFVIPENDGGEPEEF, encoded by the exons ATGGCTGTGAACGTGTACTCGACATCAGTGACTAGTGAGAACCTGAGCCGCCATGACATGCTCACATGGATAAACGAGTCTCTACAGATGAACCATGCCAAGATCGAGCAACTGTGCTCAG GTGCTGCGTACTGTCAGTTCATGGATATGTTGTTCCCATCaagtgttccactgaagaaagtcaaatTCCAGGCCAAACTTGAGCACGAATACATTCATAACTTCAAACTCCTTCAAGCCAGCTTCAAGAAGCTGGGAGTTAGCAAA ATTATCCCTGTTGACAAGCTTGTGAAAGGCAAGTTTCAGGATAACTTTGAGTTTGTGCAGTGGTTTAAGAAGTTCTTTGATGCAAACTATGATGGAAAAGAATATGACCCAGTTGGAGCAAGGCAGGGACAAGATGCAGCTGACAAACAGAGTCCAGCAAACAAGCCAAGGAAAGTCACCTCAG CTCCACAGCGTTCAGCTACAGTACCCAAGTCTGTACCAAAGACAGCTCCAACTGCAATGCGCAGTGCAGGAGGTGGAGATGAAGACAAAGGAGCACTTACTCTGATG GTAAATGACCTGAAGGCCACCATTGCAGACATGGAGAAAGAAAGGGATTTCTATTTCGGCAAACTCAGAAACATTGAGCTCATCTGCCAAGAGAAGGAGGGTGAGGGTGACCCAACACATCAAAGGATCATGGATATTCTGTACGCCACAGAT GAAGGTTTTGTAATTCCGGAGAATGATGGAGGTGAACCGGAAGAGTTTTGA